The Myotis daubentonii chromosome 19, mMyoDau2.1, whole genome shotgun sequence genome window below encodes:
- the EMID1 gene encoding EMI domain-containing protein 1 isoform X2, whose amino-acid sequence MGGPRAWALLCLGLLLPGGSAAWSVGGAQFSGRRNWCSYVVTRTISCHVQNGTYLQRVLQNCPWPMSCPGNSYRTVVRPTYKVMYKTVTAREWRCCPGHSGPSCEEVAGSSGFVEPRWSGSAMRRMVLRPTAFSGCVNCSKVSDLAERLKVLEAKVALLTVTQQEVPPTPAAPEDPAPLWGSPAAQGSPGDGDLRGLPGARETPRAPLLPRDDRVGARGLPGPIGPKGDIGSRGPTGMRGPPGPQGPPGSPGQDGAMGIPGERGPPGPPGPPGPPGPPAPVGPPHARISEHGDPFLSNTFTETSSHWPQGPAGPPGPPGPMGPPGPPGPMGIPGSPGHTGPPGPTGPQGISGHPGEKGERGLRGEPGPQGSMGQRGEPGPKGDPGEKSHWGEGLHQLREALKILAERVLILETMIGLYEPEGSGAGPAGVGTPNLLRGKRGGHTANYRIVAPRSRNKRG is encoded by the exons GAACTGGTGCTCGTACGTGGTGACCCGCACCATCTCATGCCACGTGCAGAACGGCACGTACCTTCAGCGAGTGCTGCAGAACTGCCCCTGGCCCATGAGCTGCCCGGGCAACAG CTACAGAACCGTGGTGAGACCCACATACAAGGTGATGTACAAGACAGTGACCGCCCGGGAGTGGAGGTGCTGCCCCGGGCACTCGGGGCCCAGCTGCGAGGAAG ttgcaggctcctctggcTTCGTGGAGCCCAGGTGGTCAGGCAGCGCCATGCGGCGGATGGTGCTCCGGCCCACAGCCTTCTCAG GTTGTGTCAACTGCAGCAAGGTGTCGGACCTGGCGGAGCGGCTGAAGGTGCTGGAGGCCAAG GTCGCCCTGCTGACTGTCACCCAGCAGGAGGTGCCCCCAACCCCAGCTGCCCCCGAGGACCCCGCCCCTCTCTGGggctccccagctgcccagggcagccCTGGAGATGGAGACCTCCGAG GGCTGCCCGGAGCCAGAGAAACCCCGAGGGCCCCGCTGCTCCCTCGAGATG ACCGAGTTGGTGCCCGGGGACTTCCCGGGCCCATTGGCCCCAAGGGAGACATTGGCAGCCGGGGCCCAACAGGAATGAGAGGCCCCCCAG GTCCACAGGGCcccccagggagccctggccaggacgGAGCTATGGGCATCCCTGGAGAAAGGGGACCACCAGGCCCCCCAGGGCCCCCggggccccccggccccccagcccccgtTGGACCACCCCACGCCCGGATCTCTGAGCATG GGGACCCATTTCTGTCTAACACCTTCACTGAGACCAGCAGCCACTGGCCCCAGGGACCGGCTGGGCCCCCTGGGCCCCCAGGGCCTATGG GTCCCCCTGGACCTCCTGGTCCCATGGGCATCCCTGGGAGCCCTGGCCATACA GGACCCCCAGGCCCCACTGGACCCCAAGGAATCTCTGGCCACCCCGGAGAAAAGGGTGAGAGA gGACTGCGTGGAGAGCCAGGCCCCCAAGGCTCCATGGGACAGCGG GGGGAACCTGGCCCCAAAGGAGACCCCGGTGAGAAGAGCCATTGG GGGGAGGGGTTGCACCAACTACGCGAGGCTTTGAAGATTTTAGCTGAGAGGGTTTTAATCTTGGAAACAATGATTGGGCTCTATG AACCAGAGGGGTCAGGGGCAGGCCCTGCCGGCGTGGGCACCCCCAACCTCCTTCGGGGCAAGAGGGGAGGACACACAGCCAACTACCGGATCGTGGCCCCCAGGAGCCGCAACAAGAGAGGCTGA
- the EMID1 gene encoding EMI domain-containing protein 1 isoform X1, translated as MGGPRAWALLCLGLLLPGGSAAWSVGGAQFSGRRNWCSYVVTRTISCHVQNGTYLQRVLQNCPWPMSCPGNSYRTVVRPTYKVMYKTVTAREWRCCPGHSGPSCEEVAGSSGFVEPRWSGSAMRRMVLRPTAFSGCVNCSKVSDLAERLKVLEAKVALLTVTQQEVPPTPAAPEDPAPLWGSPAAQGSPGDGDLRGLPGARETPRAPLLPRDDRVGARGLPGPIGPKGDIGSRGPTGMRGPPGPQGPPGSPGQDGAMGIPGERGPPGPPGPPGPPGPPAPVGPPHARISEHGDPFLSNTFTETSSHWPQGPAGPPGPPGPMGPPGPPGPMGIPGSPGHTGPPGPTGPQGISGHPGEKGERGLRGEPGPQGSMGQRGEPGPKGDPGEKSHWAPSLQSFLQQQAQLELLARRVTLLEAIIWPEPEGSGAGPAGVGTPNLLRGKRGGHTANYRIVAPRSRNKRG; from the exons GAACTGGTGCTCGTACGTGGTGACCCGCACCATCTCATGCCACGTGCAGAACGGCACGTACCTTCAGCGAGTGCTGCAGAACTGCCCCTGGCCCATGAGCTGCCCGGGCAACAG CTACAGAACCGTGGTGAGACCCACATACAAGGTGATGTACAAGACAGTGACCGCCCGGGAGTGGAGGTGCTGCCCCGGGCACTCGGGGCCCAGCTGCGAGGAAG ttgcaggctcctctggcTTCGTGGAGCCCAGGTGGTCAGGCAGCGCCATGCGGCGGATGGTGCTCCGGCCCACAGCCTTCTCAG GTTGTGTCAACTGCAGCAAGGTGTCGGACCTGGCGGAGCGGCTGAAGGTGCTGGAGGCCAAG GTCGCCCTGCTGACTGTCACCCAGCAGGAGGTGCCCCCAACCCCAGCTGCCCCCGAGGACCCCGCCCCTCTCTGGggctccccagctgcccagggcagccCTGGAGATGGAGACCTCCGAG GGCTGCCCGGAGCCAGAGAAACCCCGAGGGCCCCGCTGCTCCCTCGAGATG ACCGAGTTGGTGCCCGGGGACTTCCCGGGCCCATTGGCCCCAAGGGAGACATTGGCAGCCGGGGCCCAACAGGAATGAGAGGCCCCCCAG GTCCACAGGGCcccccagggagccctggccaggacgGAGCTATGGGCATCCCTGGAGAAAGGGGACCACCAGGCCCCCCAGGGCCCCCggggccccccggccccccagcccccgtTGGACCACCCCACGCCCGGATCTCTGAGCATG GGGACCCATTTCTGTCTAACACCTTCACTGAGACCAGCAGCCACTGGCCCCAGGGACCGGCTGGGCCCCCTGGGCCCCCAGGGCCTATGG GTCCCCCTGGACCTCCTGGTCCCATGGGCATCCCTGGGAGCCCTGGCCATACA GGACCCCCAGGCCCCACTGGACCCCAAGGAATCTCTGGCCACCCCGGAGAAAAGGGTGAGAGA gGACTGCGTGGAGAGCCAGGCCCCCAAGGCTCCATGGGACAGCGG GGGGAACCTGGCCCCAAAGGAGACCCCGGTGAGAAGAGCCATTGG GCTCCTAGCTTACAGAGCTTCCTGCAGCAGCAGGCTCAGCTGGAGCTCCTGGCCAGACGGGTCACCCTGCTGGAAGCCATCATCTGGCCAG AACCAGAGGGGTCAGGGGCAGGCCCTGCCGGCGTGGGCACCCCCAACCTCCTTCGGGGCAAGAGGGGAGGACACACAGCCAACTACCGGATCGTGGCCCCCAGGAGCCGCAACAAGAGAGGCTGA